A region of Pleionea litopenaei DNA encodes the following proteins:
- a CDS encoding non-ribosomal peptide synthetase, with the protein MTIFSELFEELKSKGISLNLDENNNLKVRGKVTNLTQDVTEKLKAHKLELVEWIKDQRQKAEVSELFKSNIPIASRDQVNYICSFSQQRMWLLDKLNEGSSEYNMPATFKLVGDINSNILERAFAQLISCHEILRTTYSKPDFEVRQCVKAEFTLPYTFLDLSNQSKDKINKRLNSLVEKHASHVFDLENEMPVNLTLIKIGLNEYAFLFNIHHIAADGLSRDLLIDQLIETYYLLEKNENYQVPNQRIQYLDYASWQRSWLTQEKLDRQISYWRERLKGVPEVHSLPLDKKRPAKQDLTGASLNVTVPNKLAAKILDFCKKNDFTLFHFMQTAFSIGLHFFGRQEDIVLGAPLAGREHPDLGEMIGFFMNTLVLRCNIRKDSTLIDLIRENKRNLLEAYQNQDVSFEMIVDALSVNRSSQYNPLTQIFLNVSEINQTISRSEGSRSDIQVLPLYNESAAEWSKADMTLYCNLINDRMTFDWSFRKSLFNESSIQSLSNLVVMIAEQLCDNSDAKISNLKLLSDTNKNAIKELYGTKKLTKSFISIAQLIDEVALSQPDKVAIRHKQKKIAFGDLKKRTDQFAKNLREYHQIENNDVVAICMERGIDLVIALIGILKAGAAYCPIDPDFPNDRIQYILSNSKAKLLLTSLKYSYLKDSMPSYRLFDDLLKLKSSSKLPRISEDNLSHIIYTSGSTGNPKGVKGTHKSMYNRVDWMTKEFPFSSNERCCFITSYNFIRSVWEVFLPLTAGVEMLIVDTEAVKQADTFVDLIAEYSISRIVTAPSLARKMLLLNRDKLRSLKYWFISGEPLSNSLTNDIADSLEHISLVNLYGATETMSDVTYNLVPSQCEKQTVPIGKSIQNNLVLILDENFDFLPVGVAGEIFVSGDNVAQGYIGMPELTSERFLYAPKESDAYSLSHQLFYKTGDVGRLLESGDIEFIGRVDHQVKIRGFRIELGEVEYNLKRIKHIDQAVAHVSGEGDGKKIVASVLIENRNNSRYSNENELNQLKQTILAELKALVPEYMVPTKLMVYQEFPLLANGKVDRKRLEKESENALANHQVIQPRTKVEKIIGDIWRAVLKIDNLSVTDDFYALGGNSLLLIEVFSKCKAHGLKVTIKQLAMYRTVESLANIVEKRSVVKTTDSKCLVPLNNSKSQSNVFCIHPIGGTVACYQALAEYLEPDAKVIGMQCRDIFTDFKMGSFVDLAKYYVEEILTVQSEGPFHIIGWSLGGKIAYEVASQLEKQGKKIGFVGLLDARSFTDQLSEEAPWYLPISRLHSEAELKVSWDYLSQFNQDDGIEVLSSLLVKSGDILEGIDAGLISNYFHYLSNLDIALSEYFPRTSDFDFVLFRVKQNEHQINHLNSLSFDERAKFENHGWSYLAQGHLNVIDVDGTHATMLSPPHFDSLSEKILILLKEKL; encoded by the coding sequence ATGACAATATTTAGTGAATTGTTTGAAGAGCTTAAATCTAAAGGCATTTCTCTTAACCTTGATGAGAACAATAACTTAAAAGTTCGCGGAAAAGTTACAAACTTAACTCAAGATGTGACTGAAAAATTAAAGGCTCATAAATTAGAGTTGGTCGAGTGGATTAAGGACCAAAGGCAAAAGGCAGAAGTTTCCGAATTGTTCAAGTCTAATATCCCAATAGCTTCTCGTGATCAAGTGAATTATATCTGTTCATTTTCACAGCAAAGGATGTGGCTGCTCGATAAACTAAATGAGGGAAGTTCCGAATACAATATGCCTGCTACGTTTAAATTGGTGGGTGATATTAATTCAAATATACTAGAGCGAGCATTTGCCCAATTAATTTCATGCCATGAAATTCTAAGAACTACGTATAGTAAACCTGATTTTGAAGTAAGACAGTGTGTAAAGGCAGAATTTACTTTACCCTATACCTTTCTTGACCTAAGCAATCAGTCTAAAGATAAGATAAATAAGAGACTTAACTCTCTAGTTGAAAAGCATGCAAGTCATGTTTTTGATTTAGAGAATGAGATGCCGGTTAATCTCACATTAATTAAAATCGGGCTAAATGAGTACGCTTTTTTATTTAATATACATCATATTGCGGCGGATGGACTCTCTAGAGATTTATTGATTGATCAACTTATCGAAACCTACTACTTGTTAGAGAAGAATGAAAACTATCAAGTCCCTAATCAGAGAATTCAATACCTTGATTATGCATCTTGGCAGAGAAGTTGGCTGACCCAAGAAAAACTAGATCGACAAATTAGCTATTGGCGAGAGCGACTCAAAGGCGTTCCTGAAGTGCATAGTCTGCCATTGGATAAAAAACGCCCTGCTAAGCAAGATCTGACTGGAGCTTCTTTGAACGTTACTGTTCCTAATAAACTCGCTGCAAAAATATTAGATTTCTGTAAAAAGAATGATTTTACACTGTTCCATTTTATGCAAACAGCATTTTCTATTGGATTACATTTTTTCGGTAGACAAGAAGATATAGTACTTGGTGCGCCATTAGCCGGAAGAGAACATCCAGATCTTGGGGAAATGATAGGTTTTTTCATGAATACATTGGTGCTTCGATGTAATATTAGAAAAGACTCTACACTCATTGACCTAATTCGTGAGAACAAAAGGAATTTACTAGAGGCCTATCAAAATCAAGACGTTTCGTTTGAGATGATTGTTGATGCTCTATCTGTCAATAGAAGCAGTCAATATAATCCATTGACTCAAATATTTTTAAACGTATCAGAAATCAACCAAACGATTAGTCGATCTGAAGGCTCAAGATCGGATATTCAAGTGTTACCCTTGTATAATGAAAGCGCCGCGGAGTGGTCAAAAGCAGATATGACGTTGTACTGCAACCTCATTAATGACCGAATGACTTTTGACTGGTCATTTCGTAAGTCTCTATTTAACGAATCTTCAATTCAATCGCTTTCCAATCTAGTAGTTATGATTGCCGAACAACTTTGTGATAATAGCGACGCTAAGATCTCAAATCTTAAGTTGTTGTCTGACACTAATAAGAATGCCATTAAGGAATTATACGGTACAAAAAAATTGACAAAGAGTTTTATTTCTATTGCTCAATTAATCGATGAGGTTGCTTTGTCGCAACCTGATAAAGTTGCAATTAGACATAAGCAAAAGAAAATCGCTTTTGGTGACTTAAAAAAGCGAACAGATCAATTCGCTAAGAACCTTCGTGAATATCATCAGATAGAAAATAATGATGTTGTTGCTATTTGCATGGAACGTGGGATAGATTTAGTTATTGCGTTAATCGGTATTTTGAAAGCTGGGGCAGCTTATTGTCCAATCGATCCAGATTTTCCTAATGACAGGATTCAATATATATTATCTAATTCTAAAGCGAAACTGCTCTTAACCTCACTAAAATATAGTTACTTGAAAGATAGTATGCCCAGTTATCGGCTATTTGATGATTTATTGAAATTGAAATCATCATCTAAATTACCTCGTATATCAGAAGATAATCTATCTCATATTATCTACACTTCAGGCTCAACAGGTAATCCAAAAGGAGTTAAGGGTACTCATAAGTCAATGTATAACAGAGTTGACTGGATGACAAAGGAGTTTCCATTTTCGTCAAACGAGAGATGTTGCTTCATTACGTCTTACAATTTTATTCGGTCTGTATGGGAAGTTTTCTTGCCATTAACTGCAGGTGTCGAAATGTTAATAGTCGACACCGAGGCTGTAAAACAAGCGGATACGTTTGTTGACTTGATTGCAGAGTATTCGATCTCTCGAATAGTCACAGCGCCATCGTTAGCAAGAAAAATGTTGTTGCTTAATCGTGATAAATTAAGGTCACTTAAGTATTGGTTTATCAGTGGAGAACCTCTTAGTAACAGCTTAACTAATGACATCGCTGATTCATTAGAACATATTTCTTTAGTCAATTTGTATGGTGCTACTGAGACAATGTCAGATGTAACTTACAATTTAGTTCCAAGTCAGTGTGAAAAGCAAACGGTTCCAATAGGAAAGTCTATACAAAACAATCTTGTATTAATCCTTGATGAAAACTTTGATTTTCTACCTGTGGGTGTTGCGGGTGAAATATTTGTAAGTGGGGATAATGTAGCTCAAGGCTACATTGGTATGCCAGAGTTGACCTCTGAAAGGTTTTTGTACGCACCAAAAGAAAGTGACGCATACAGTTTAAGTCATCAACTATTTTATAAAACCGGAGATGTCGGTCGTCTTTTAGAGTCAGGTGATATTGAATTTATCGGTCGCGTCGACCATCAAGTGAAGATTCGAGGCTTTCGTATAGAGCTTGGTGAAGTTGAGTATAATTTAAAACGTATCAAACATATCGATCAGGCTGTTGCGCATGTCAGTGGTGAAGGAGACGGTAAGAAGATTGTTGCGAGTGTGCTTATTGAAAATAGAAATAACAGTAGGTACTCGAACGAGAATGAACTGAACCAGTTAAAGCAAACTATATTAGCAGAATTGAAAGCTTTAGTTCCCGAATATATGGTCCCTACAAAATTAATGGTATACCAAGAATTTCCGCTACTTGCGAATGGTAAGGTTGATCGAAAAAGGTTGGAAAAAGAGAGCGAAAACGCATTAGCTAATCATCAGGTTATTCAACCCAGAACTAAAGTTGAAAAAATTATAGGTGACATATGGCGCGCAGTTCTCAAGATAGATAATTTATCGGTGACTGATGACTTTTATGCTTTAGGTGGGAATTCCTTGTTGTTGATTGAAGTCTTTTCGAAATGTAAGGCACATGGACTGAAAGTTACAATTAAGCAATTGGCGATGTACCGAACAGTTGAGTCACTAGCGAATATAGTCGAAAAGCGGTCTGTAGTAAAAACGACAGATAGTAAGTGTTTAGTCCCGTTGAATAATTCGAAGTCACAATCAAATGTTTTTTGTATTCATCCGATTGGGGGGACTGTAGCTTGTTATCAAGCCTTGGCTGAATATCTCGAACCTGACGCGAAAGTCATAGGAATGCAATGTAGAGATATTTTTACTGACTTTAAAATGGGATCTTTTGTTGACCTAGCGAAATATTATGTTGAAGAAATATTGACTGTGCAATCTGAAGGTCCTTTTCATATTATAGGGTGGTCTCTAGGCGGGAAAATTGCTTATGAAGTTGCTTCGCAGCTTGAAAAGCAAGGTAAAAAGATAGGGTTTGTTGGACTATTAGATGCTCGATCGTTTACCGATCAATTAAGCGAAGAAGCTCCATGGTATTTACCCATAAGTCGACTTCATAGTGAAGCCGAACTGAAAGTTTCTTGGGATTATCTTTCTCAATTTAATCAAGACGATGGAATAGAGGTACTTTCATCATTGTTAGTAAAAAGTGGCGATATCTTAGAGGGTATAGACGCAGGATTGATTTCGAATTACTTTCATTACTTGAGTAATTTAGATATCGCTTTGAGTGAGTACTTTCCTAGAACGAGCGACTTTGATTTCGTGTTGTTTAGAGTTAAACAAAATGAGCATCAAATAAATCACTTAAACTCTTTGTCGTTTGACGAGCGAGCTAAGTTTGAGAACCACGGATGGAGTTACTTGGCACAGGGGCATTTAAACGTTATTGATGTCGACGGAACTCATGCCACAATGTTGTCTCCGCCTCATTTTGACAGTTTGTCTGAAAAAATACTGATTCTGCTTAAAGAAAAATTATAA
- a CDS encoding TauD/TfdA family dioxygenase translates to MFTISLEEIPGLPVVKPGEKYEGIDHSSFYRSIASEISPIIEQYGGVLMRGFKIDSEAAFQDFMSAIPEQQLDYIDGNSPRTKLIGKVYTSTEYPKEYELSMHNELSYSNNWPKMLYFCCVTEPLEGGHTLIADCRKVLKELDPDLVDKFAKNKVKYTRYLHGGFGLGSSWQKTFEVSSKDEAEQCCKDLDIDFEWDDDDGLMISQIGPGVARHRTTNELVWFNQADQFHLYNLPDEIQEGILALTEGDKRKYPTYAYFGNGEEIDTRLLKEVRSVFKKNTIVFPWKKGDLMIIDNQLMAHGRSPFNCERKILVSMT, encoded by the coding sequence TTGTTTACTATTTCATTAGAAGAAATTCCAGGATTACCGGTAGTAAAGCCTGGGGAAAAATATGAGGGAATTGACCACTCGAGTTTCTACCGCTCTATCGCTAGTGAAATCTCACCGATCATTGAACAATACGGCGGCGTTTTAATGCGAGGGTTTAAGATAGACTCAGAAGCTGCGTTTCAAGACTTTATGAGTGCAATTCCAGAGCAGCAATTGGATTATATCGATGGTAATTCTCCACGAACGAAATTAATTGGAAAAGTGTATACCTCAACTGAATATCCAAAAGAATATGAGCTTTCAATGCATAACGAGTTATCTTACTCGAACAATTGGCCAAAAATGTTGTATTTTTGTTGCGTTACCGAGCCTCTTGAAGGTGGCCATACGTTGATTGCAGATTGCAGAAAAGTATTAAAAGAACTAGATCCTGATTTGGTTGATAAGTTCGCTAAGAATAAAGTTAAGTATACTCGGTATCTGCATGGTGGATTCGGCTTGGGATCTTCATGGCAAAAAACGTTTGAAGTATCATCAAAAGATGAAGCAGAGCAATGCTGTAAGGATCTAGATATCGATTTTGAATGGGACGACGATGATGGTCTAATGATATCGCAAATCGGGCCGGGAGTAGCAAGGCATAGAACCACGAATGAGTTAGTCTGGTTTAATCAAGCGGATCAATTTCATTTATATAATCTTCCTGATGAGATACAAGAAGGCATCTTAGCTCTTACTGAAGGTGACAAGCGAAAGTATCCTACTTACGCATATTTTGGTAATGGGGAAGAAATAGACACTCGCTTGTTAAAGGAGGTTCGTTCGGTTTTTAAAAAGAACACAATAGTATTTCCATGGAAAAAAGGCGACTTGATGATCATCGATAATCAGCTTATGGCGCATGGAAGGTCTCCCTTTAATTGTGAGCGAAAGATTTTAGTAAGCATGACATAA
- a CDS encoding TauD/TfdA family dioxygenase, producing MTNLKISIDDLEPIGGLPLLFNVDTEGKRTMDWLSENKSQIQDLISKNGALLLRGLKIISSKQFGDALETIFDGKLIEYKYRSTPRTGLRGNVYTATEYPSNEVIAQHNENAYSRSWPNRIGLFCMLPAQEGGETPISDSRLIYERLPEEVRLKFEEKGIMYVRNYSDMDLPWTEVFQTEDRAEVEQYCVDNELQFEWKDNNALRTVQVNPAVAFHPVTNEKIWFNQAHLFHISNIAPEMRDVLIDSLGEENLPRNTFYGDGEPIEEDVLNMIRDLYEKTKIKFQWQKNDLLLLDNMLFTHGRESFVGERRVLAGMACPNR from the coding sequence ATGACAAATTTAAAGATTTCTATTGATGATCTCGAGCCAATTGGTGGACTCCCTTTGTTATTTAATGTAGATACTGAAGGTAAGCGAACTATGGACTGGCTTTCGGAGAACAAGTCACAGATTCAAGACTTGATTTCTAAGAATGGTGCATTGTTACTTCGCGGTTTAAAGATAATTAGTAGTAAGCAATTTGGTGATGCTTTAGAAACTATATTTGATGGTAAGTTAATCGAATATAAATATCGATCAACCCCAAGAACGGGTCTTCGAGGCAACGTTTATACTGCTACAGAATATCCATCGAACGAAGTTATAGCGCAACACAATGAAAATGCCTACTCGAGAAGCTGGCCAAATCGAATTGGATTATTTTGTATGCTGCCAGCTCAAGAAGGAGGTGAAACCCCAATAAGCGACAGTCGATTGATTTATGAGCGTCTACCAGAAGAGGTCCGATTGAAGTTTGAAGAAAAAGGTATAATGTATGTGAGAAATTACTCAGATATGGACCTACCATGGACCGAAGTATTTCAAACTGAAGATAGAGCAGAGGTTGAGCAGTATTGTGTCGACAATGAATTGCAATTTGAATGGAAAGATAATAATGCATTAAGAACGGTTCAAGTTAACCCTGCGGTTGCATTTCATCCGGTTACTAACGAAAAAATATGGTTTAATCAGGCACATTTATTTCACATTTCAAATATCGCTCCAGAGATGAGAGATGTATTGATTGATTCATTAGGAGAAGAAAATTTGCCTAGAAATACATTCTATGGTGACGGGGAACCAATTGAAGAAGACGTATTAAACATGATTCGTGACCTATATGAAAAAACTAAGATTAAGTTTCAATGGCAGAAAAATGATTTACTGTTACTTGATAATATGTTGTTCACTCATGGAAGAGAATCATTTGTCGGTGAACGCCGAGTTTTGGCTGGGATGGCCTGCCCAAATAGATAG
- a CDS encoding sensor histidine kinase has translation MTNLFNTCIWPCLLIACSLMTGALLVDRGLTPLTFALMLVTCLILAKLVSVILRSRFLVTNALKALANNDRLLGLSFDQETHVYYENIREKFHKTRSDNYAQNQLLKEIISNIDSGIIVANEQLQVIHNNTASNRLLGKDLIQINLSDVRELKDLITSIPSASKSLLSLNKNERREILSVSVHIIYLQGYKHYLISLQSITKELNFKENQAYKRLVRVLTHEISNSILPLQSMSDTCLRIIGEMNLGCNQSTADLTSALQAISRRSTHLNEFVKQYSKISRLPAPQFRRVNICQLVQDVITLYNNEFKTKNIALEYNNRINTYWLMTDPAQLEQVLINLIVNAIEAVEQSSNKQLISISITIKSSTNLILDIIDSGQGVEDSSREQIFVPFFTTKPNGSGIGLALAKQIMINLGGDLVLLDNVKLRSNQGAGFRIIF, from the coding sequence ATGACAAACTTGTTTAATACTTGCATTTGGCCTTGTCTATTAATTGCTTGCTCATTAATGACTGGAGCTTTACTGGTCGATAGAGGATTAACACCTCTCACTTTCGCACTTATGTTAGTGACATGCTTAATTCTAGCTAAATTAGTAAGTGTTATTCTTCGGAGTAGATTTCTAGTCACTAATGCACTAAAAGCTCTAGCAAATAATGACCGACTACTGGGACTTTCTTTTGACCAAGAAACTCACGTTTATTATGAAAACATAAGAGAGAAGTTCCACAAAACTCGCTCTGATAACTACGCTCAAAATCAGTTACTCAAAGAAATTATTTCGAATATTGATTCTGGAATAATCGTGGCCAATGAGCAATTACAAGTAATTCATAATAACACGGCGTCAAACCGTTTGTTAGGGAAAGACTTGATTCAAATAAATTTGTCTGATGTTAGAGAGCTTAAAGACTTAATAACAAGTATTCCCAGCGCTTCTAAGTCACTATTGTCTTTGAACAAAAATGAAAGACGAGAAATACTTTCTGTTTCTGTCCACATAATTTATCTACAGGGCTATAAGCATTACCTAATTAGTTTGCAATCGATAACAAAAGAATTAAATTTCAAAGAAAATCAAGCTTACAAGCGTCTTGTCAGAGTTCTCACGCACGAGATCTCTAATTCAATACTGCCATTGCAATCAATGTCTGATACATGCCTTAGAATAATAGGTGAAATGAATCTTGGCTGCAATCAGTCTACTGCAGACCTAACAAGTGCTTTACAAGCAATAAGTAGACGATCCACTCATCTAAATGAATTCGTTAAACAATATTCTAAAATTAGTCGTCTCCCTGCTCCGCAGTTTAGAAGGGTTAATATATGTCAATTGGTACAAGACGTTATTACCCTTTACAACAACGAGTTCAAAACAAAGAACATTGCACTAGAGTACAATAACAGAATAAACACTTATTGGCTTATGACGGACCCTGCACAGCTCGAACAAGTGTTAATTAATTTGATTGTCAATGCCATTGAGGCCGTCGAACAGTCAAGTAATAAACAACTTATCTCGATCTCCATTACAATAAAGTCCTCTACAAATTTAATACTGGACATTATTGATTCAGGTCAAGGTGTTGAAGATTCGTCAAGAGAACAAATATTTGTGCCATTTTTTACGACAAAACCAAATGGTTCCGGCATTGGGCTTGCCCTCGCCAAACAAATTATGATTAATCTTGGAGGTGATCTAGTGCTGCTTGATAACGTGAAGTTACGCTCCAATCAAGGTGCTGGATTTCGAATAATCTTTTAG
- a CDS encoding sigma-54-dependent transcriptional regulator, translating to MEDNAKSLGRILVVDDNPDILMSMELLLKRFYEKVVTLSNPDKIPDILRQSDFDVVLLDMNFTRDAISGKEGFYWLEKINLMAPDTSVVMMTAYADMPIVIEAIKTGASDFLEKPFSNDQLLATLTAGLKHTESKRSVSQLNRTKTGLGLELNGSQPFIGKSKPMQDIFATISKVAITDANILILGESGTGKELTARAIHNNSTRRDQPFISIDMGSISENLFESELFGHKKGAFTDAVIDRIGKFELANGGTLFLDEIGNLPLTQQIKLLKVIQDKQITPLGSNTKINTDCRLICATNEDLLKKVHEESFRHDLLYRINTIELKLPPLRERKGDIAVLANYYIEYFNKKYRRQAALDQDNLKRLELYPWPGNVRELSHVIERSVILSEDNQILLNDLVISSQEKSEVPIQTFNLSEVEKGTIERAIQYFDGNLSQAAKALGLTRGALYRRLDKYRL from the coding sequence ATGGAAGATAACGCTAAATCTTTGGGAAGAATTCTGGTTGTCGATGATAATCCAGACATATTGATGTCAATGGAACTTCTATTAAAGCGATTTTATGAAAAAGTAGTCACGCTCAGTAATCCAGATAAAATCCCTGATATTTTAAGACAAAGTGATTTTGATGTTGTATTACTCGACATGAATTTCACTCGAGATGCCATTAGTGGAAAAGAGGGATTTTATTGGCTTGAAAAGATCAATTTAATGGCACCTGATACTTCTGTTGTTATGATGACTGCCTACGCAGACATGCCAATAGTCATTGAAGCAATTAAAACTGGAGCATCAGATTTTCTTGAAAAACCATTTTCGAATGATCAATTGTTGGCGACATTAACAGCTGGATTAAAACACACCGAATCAAAACGTTCAGTAAGTCAACTGAATAGAACAAAAACAGGGCTTGGTTTAGAACTGAACGGTTCACAGCCGTTTATTGGCAAAAGTAAACCTATGCAAGATATTTTTGCGACAATAAGTAAAGTTGCGATTACTGACGCTAATATATTAATTCTTGGCGAAAGTGGTACCGGAAAAGAGCTCACCGCTAGAGCCATTCACAATAATAGCACCCGACGAGATCAACCATTTATATCCATCGATATGGGAAGCATCTCCGAAAATTTATTTGAAAGTGAACTATTTGGTCATAAAAAAGGAGCGTTCACTGATGCTGTTATTGACCGAATTGGTAAATTTGAACTAGCCAATGGTGGAACATTATTTTTAGATGAAATCGGTAACTTACCACTAACTCAACAAATCAAGCTTTTAAAAGTCATACAGGATAAGCAAATTACTCCTCTAGGCAGTAATACAAAAATCAATACCGATTGTCGATTAATATGTGCAACCAATGAAGACCTACTAAAGAAGGTTCATGAAGAATCCTTTAGACATGATTTGTTATATCGGATAAATACTATAGAACTAAAACTGCCTCCGCTTCGAGAGCGAAAAGGAGACATAGCCGTTCTCGCAAATTATTATATAGAATACTTTAATAAAAAATATCGCCGACAAGCAGCGCTCGACCAAGACAACCTTAAAAGACTTGAGTTGTATCCTTGGCCAGGTAATGTACGCGAGCTGTCTCATGTAATAGAGCGCTCTGTCATTCTCTCTGAAGATAACCAAATATTACTTAATGACTTAGTTATATCGAGTCAAGAAAAATCCGAAGTCCCGATACAGACCTTTAATTTATCTGAAGTCGAGAAAGGAACCATAGAGCGAGCAATTCAATATTTTGATGGGAACCTCAGTCAAGCAGCTAAAGCATTAGGTCTCACTCGTGGTGCATTATATCGCAGATTAGACAAATATAGGCTATGA
- a CDS encoding efflux RND transporter periplasmic adaptor subunit: MDRKIERTKKNILLRKPSIIIASALAIVLIYISVDAFSSSRSQQVDKRSILINQVQQGAFVDSINVRGLITPKTTVYLDAVSGGRVEEIYIEHGAIVKEGQPLLKLSNSALQLDVISREAQISEQLNFLRNTQMTAETNRLALKRELLDNDKEIAQLKRELKASNELFKRNLIAKDDVEKLEIDLNYYIERKKINIQRQEQEEKIREVQIKQLEESAITLQSNLKFARKNLENLLVTAPVDGYLSDLDVDLGESKSAGERLGQIDIPNEYKVLASIDEFYLNLLSIDMPVSIELNGEKIEAKINKIDSRVNSGRFTIEVYIPQAAVNNTALKRGQSVDLDVFLSAGTENALLVKRGAFVNETGGNWIFVVKGNTATKRAIKLGRKNQDYYMVEDGLSDGDQIITSSYDLFSNAESLILK; this comes from the coding sequence GTGGATCGAAAAATTGAGCGTACGAAAAAAAATATTCTATTGAGAAAGCCATCGATAATCATTGCTAGTGCTTTGGCTATTGTACTCATTTATATTTCAGTTGATGCTTTTTCTAGTTCTCGTAGTCAGCAAGTCGACAAGCGGTCAATTCTGATAAATCAAGTGCAGCAAGGAGCATTTGTTGATTCGATTAATGTTAGAGGATTAATTACTCCAAAGACAACGGTATATCTAGATGCTGTGTCAGGTGGAAGAGTAGAGGAGATATATATCGAGCATGGTGCGATTGTAAAGGAAGGTCAGCCTTTACTTAAACTCTCCAATTCTGCATTGCAATTAGACGTAATCAGTCGGGAAGCTCAAATTTCTGAACAGTTGAACTTTTTGAGAAATACGCAAATGACTGCAGAAACAAATCGTTTAGCATTGAAGCGCGAGCTTCTCGATAATGACAAGGAAATAGCACAGCTAAAACGCGAGCTTAAAGCTTCTAATGAATTATTTAAGAGAAATCTAATAGCTAAAGATGATGTGGAAAAACTAGAGATTGATTTGAATTATTATATAGAAAGAAAAAAAATTAATATTCAAAGACAGGAGCAAGAAGAGAAAATACGTGAAGTTCAGATTAAACAATTAGAAGAAAGTGCTATTACGTTACAATCAAATTTGAAATTTGCTCGAAAAAATCTAGAAAATCTATTAGTTACAGCACCAGTTGATGGATATCTCAGTGATTTAGATGTTGACCTAGGAGAGTCAAAGTCCGCAGGAGAGCGCTTGGGACAAATAGATATACCTAATGAATACAAAGTGTTAGCTAGTATTGATGAATTCTATTTGAACCTATTATCTATTGATATGCCGGTAAGTATTGAATTAAATGGCGAAAAAATTGAAGCAAAAATTAATAAAATTGACAGTCGAGTGAATAGTGGGCGTTTTACCATTGAAGTTTATATTCCACAAGCAGCTGTAAATAATACCGCATTAAAAAGAGGGCAAAGTGTGGATCTCGATGTGTTTCTTAGTGCTGGAACTGAAAATGCTTTATTAGTTAAGCGAGGCGCATTTGTTAATGAAACTGGTGGGAATTGGATCTTCGTGGTAAAGGGCAATACTGCAACTAAGCGAGCTATAAAACTTGGTAGAAAAAATCAAGATTATTATATGGTTGAAGATGGTTTGTCAGATGGCGATCAAATCATTACTTCTAGTTACGATTTATTCAGCAATGCAGAATCATTAATTTTAAAATAA
- a CDS encoding ABC transporter ATP-binding protein has product MITLKNLSKIYRTEDIETTALNDINLVVNSGDFLAIMGPSGCGKSTLLSILGMLESHTSGEYLFLDEDLTGKSEHNLSEIRKSNIGFIFQSFNLIDDLTVFENVVLPLQYLGVPKEEREQRTEAILKRVGIDHRANHLPQFLSGGQQQRVAVARALVINPKVVLADEPTGNLDSKNGEDVMQLLRDLNSEGTTVIMVTHSEVDAQYGNRIVRLFDGKIIAEHSEKQVKEVDYAE; this is encoded by the coding sequence ATGATTACGTTAAAAAACCTTAGTAAAATATACAGGACCGAAGATATCGAAACCACAGCGCTTAATGACATTAATTTAGTGGTAAATTCAGGTGATTTTCTGGCGATAATGGGTCCCTCAGGTTGCGGAAAGTCGACTCTTTTATCGATACTCGGTATGTTAGAGAGCCACACCAGTGGTGAATACCTTTTTCTTGATGAAGACTTAACAGGAAAAAGTGAACACAATCTATCTGAGATTCGCAAGAGTAATATTGGTTTTATCTTTCAGAGTTTTAATCTGATTGATGATTTAACTGTATTCGAAAATGTAGTTTTGCCATTACAGTATTTAGGTGTTCCTAAAGAAGAACGAGAACAGAGAACTGAGGCTATTCTAAAGCGAGTGGGCATCGATCACCGAGCTAATCATTTGCCTCAATTTTTGTCTGGCGGGCAACAGCAGAGAGTGGCAGTCGCTAGAGCGCTCGTGATTAACCCTAAAGTCGTTCTTGCAGACGAACCAACTGGAAACTTGGACTCCAAGAATGGGGAAGATGTCATGCAGTTATTACGCGACTTGAATAGCGAGGGGACCACCGTGATCATGGTTACTCACTCGGAGGTTGATGCGCAATATGGAAATCGAATTGTACGTCTTTTTGATGGGAAAATAATAGCCGAGCATTCAGAAAAACAGGTTAAAGAGGTGGATTATGCAGAGTAA